The Meriones unguiculatus strain TT.TT164.6M chromosome 3, Bangor_MerUng_6.1, whole genome shotgun sequence genomic sequence TTAGTTGAGAATAACACTTCATGTAGTGACCTTATCACACAATCTTTAACAAGAACTCATAAGTTGCATTGATTATTCCCCAGGAGATAAGAGAGCGATGGTAATTCAGATGGGCGCCTCTGAAAAGATTGCTCAGCTTCCTGTCCCGCTCTAGCCAGATTGTCTTGAAAACCATGGGGAGAGACTGGAATGGCCCGCCGATCTGAGACTGGATTCGAGCCTTCACGACGTTGATGGGGAAGCTTAGGAAGCCCAGCATGGCCCCGAGCACACCTCCGCAGATGAAGTCGTTGACCAGATGTGCACTGTAAGAAGTGGCAGTAGGCAGGTGCTCCTTAATGGGCCCTCGGAGGCCGAAAAAGAGGACATTGCCGAAGCCATTGCGGAAAAGGATGGGCACCAAGCCTCGGTAGTACTCTGCAATCCCATAGCTTCTGAGGGCCCGGAAGGCCTGGTAAGTGTTTGTGAACTTGTCGTGGTGCTTGTGGTCCTGCAGCAAAGTCTGAACCCTTTCGAACGGAGTGAAGATGGCTTCTGTTGTGCCCGCGAGCAGCGCTGCCACGCTTCTGGTGGCAAACTCCGGGGCACTGCTCACGTGCTTGCGGAGCAGGCGCGACAGGTCCTCGTACAGACCGAACATAAGCGCCAGCGTGGTGGTCTTCTGCATCAGTGGGGGGAGGATTCCGCGGTACAAGTTTCGAAACCCATCCCTCTTCAACTGGAGTATGGCATCCCGGGTTTTGATGCCATACAGCTGCTGCCGAAAGAGGATCTTCTGAAGAGGGTATGTGATGGCCACGTTGTTGAAAGCTGCGCAGCAGCCGCAAAAGTAATGCTTTATGTCACCTATGTCCGCAATGTGAGTTGACAAATCCTGGTTTGAAGAGGTCAACATTGGGGGCCTTTTCTCATGTGCTTCTGAGTCCATCATGGTGCCTGTGGTCTGTCTTCTTTGGGAAAGACTTTTTTTAACCTATAGATAACCAATGACAAAGGTGTCACAGAGAGTGAAACACGTGATCTTTGCCCAGTACCGGACTCTACATTTCCCCTTAAAACTCAATTGGCAATACTGTATTTTTTaatactgtatttttaaattaaaacaacaacaagttTTATTAATTGTCTACATTAATGAGGTTCAGCTGCTGAGCTGTTTTCTAGCTAGGAATACAGTATACcaagtcagctgtttgttttctgtggggttttgttgctgttgctattgttgttttgagacagtctagCTATATATACAGCCCAGGTTAGCCTTCAACTCACAATCTTGAGTTCTAGAATTACAGGCTTTAGAACAATTTCAGGGGGCCTGGAGAATAATCaaaggttaagaggactggctgctcttccagagatcctgggttcaattcccagcacccacacggcagctcacaactgtctgtggctccagttccaggagatctggcaccttcactgatatacatgcaggcaaaagaccaatgcacataaaataagaataagcaCAACAATTTCAGAGGAGTCCTGGGTCTTCCctttctcaactctgtgtttatGTGAGACTGGCTATTCTGCAATCACTTCCACCCAAACAACCGCTACAACGGActgaagaaacaaacagaaggtGCCACCTATGTGTTAGCCAGACAGGAAGGAAGTATGGAAAACCATAAAACACATGGAAGACACAGAATATCCAAGAGctatttttcataaaaatatgaTATTAACAGGTCAGAAGTTCATCATTGCTTTGTTAACAGAAATTACTATTTCAAATTTGTTTTAATCCCTAAAACCTTGAATGTCAACCCATATAAACAAAAGCTTTCTGAGGTTCATGATAATTCTTAAGGAACTTTATAGCGGAACTTTATAGCATCTTGAAGCAAAGGCTGCTAAGATCACAGACCTGTGGTTCCTAAACACTGGCTAGTCTATAGAATGGTATAGCTTCATCACCCTACCAAAACAAGACTCACACTTCTCCAGTGAGCTACCAGATTCAGAAGCCTGTATGTATTTCCAGCCttggagaagcagaggctggaggatcagtgCAAGTTAAAAGGTCAGCCTACAGTCTACACAGCCAAGTTCCAGGCTAATTAAGGGCTtcaagtgagaccctgtttcaaaagaaaaaagaaacaggacaaaTACTCCCAGGAGATACAACAGCAAATTATGCCATGCTTTCCACTTGTATTCATATTTATCTAATGCCTGTAAACTTGGCCTTCTGCTAAGCACCGGATCCTCAAAGACAAAGCCACAGCCTAGCCAGACCCTCTGCTAAGTAGGCAAGCCTGTAACCGTGTGTTAACCGTGGGCACAactgcatattctaggacgtgAAGGCTTAGGGGAGAATGAGGTTAAGCTATAATATGCTCTATTTCTTCATGAATTTAATTCTTCAAACTATAAAGTTATTCTTCTAGTTTTATATGTGAAAACGATCCTCACTGTTCAAGACACAACTAGTAACCAGCAgctggcctggtggcacacacctttaatcccagcactcgggaggcaaaaacaggctgatctctgagttcaaggccagcctggtctatagagtgagttccaggacagccagggctacacagagaaaccctgtctgggaaaaaaaaaaaaaaaaaaaaaagactatatgCAAAATAGTCAACAGGCACAAAAATGATGGTCAGTTTTACAAACCATGAGAGAAACacaagtcaaattatcactttcTACCTCTTTGAATGTCTATTATCAAAAACAATAGCCAGACAaggtagcacacgcctgtaatcccagaattcagggaggcagaggcaggtgatctctgtgattttgaggctagcctcgaCTACAAAGAAATCCATGATAgctataacaaaaacaaacacacaaaaaccccaaacaaacaacaagaacctAGGTGGCCAGGGAGATGCCTAGCAGGTAAAACCTTTTGTCTACAAGCCTGAGGACAGGAGTGTGATACCTGGAACCCAATAAagagctggaggcagagacaaaagaaTCTGCCAGAGCAGAAATTCTCAACTTTcccaattcctcatgttgtggtgaccccaaccataacattattttcattgctgctgttgtgaattgtaaaTATCTAGTATGCAGGATATGTGATATTCGACTCCTGTGAAAAGGTGGTTCTACCCTCAAAAGGGTCGAGAACCAcgtgttgagaaccactgttacaCAAGTTCACAAGACAGGTAGCTAGAAATAGTGCTGAAACAATACAGAATACGCCGAAGAAACAAGATGGAGGTCTTCCcggaagttgtcctctgccctccacagggACAGCATggcacctgtgtgcacacacatataaacacacttttaaaaagtcaaactggggctagagaggtggctcagaggttaagagcactgggcgttcttccaaaggtcctgagtttaattctcagcaaccacatggtggttcacaaccatctgcaatgagatcccgtgccctcttctggtggacCATGTGGCTCCTGGAAGCTGCAGCTCGCTGCTGCGACCTTGCACAGCGCCACTCACATCACTTATAAGGTGCAGTTCCTACTAAACACATACTACTTCTGCACCATGAAAAAGTCGAGATGGGGCTGATGAAGCCACTCAGCCTGCACAGAAGGGAAAGCCAGGGGACTGCAAATAGAGCTGCTGCAAGTAAAAGGTGGCTCCTCTATCCTCCGAGCAGGGAGATGACCCTGGCTATGGTCACATATCCTTTTACCTAAGTAACATTTGCCAGTATGTTTGGCCTTTGGTGCAAGCTAAGCTAGGACTCTGCCGCTAAGCCACACTCCCAGCCTCTGCTTGCTAGCAGTCTACTCTCCACTTCCCAGCACTGTTCCCAAGAGACCCCAGTTCCTGATTTTCACATCAAGTTGAAGTGATCCCTGGCTGTGTGAGAGCAAAGCTGTTTATCTCTTTCCTTACACCGTGGGACAGCTTAAATGCTACCCATTGTTTggccctttatttttatttgttggggGGTTGGTGTTtcctatgtaaccctggctggccttggactcacagatctgactgcccctgcctcctggtatgccaccatcacctggctttAGCACTTGTTCCTTGAACATTTACAAGAGTTTACCTGTGACATTAGCTGAGCCTGGGCGCAGAGGATGACAGCTTTCTGCTAACTTTCCCAATGGTTTCCATCATCAGCCTCCTCCCTTCTGAAGTCAATTCTGACAACAGCAtttccttaaaacaaacaaacaaaaaaggtttaGTTCCTATATTCTTGTTCTTGAAAGATGTCTGTATGTATCTGCTCCCTTTTTAAGCAAAGTAGCCAGTTGTTTAATGTACCTCTACGTCCCAAAAGAACCAGCTTTTCAATGATTTCCAAAACCCTTATCCACTTCCCCCAAATTTCAACAGTATCTAATGTAATTGCAAGCCTCTATAGAATATTTAAGAGATTATtatgttcttcctttttttttttttttttttaaagtatctgtGGATATGCACATATGAGCACAGAAGCTTGCAGAGGTATCAAGGCCCCTgatagttacagatggttgtgagcaacctgatgtgggtgctgggagtgaaaatcagaacctctggaagagcaggataTGCTCTTAACCTAAGAGGCACCTCTCCAACCCCTTCCCCTTTAACATACTGAGGTTTGTAAGAATACAATGACTAAAACTAATGTTCTATAGGCCAGATACTGTGCTTGTTAATGATTAACTGTTCAGTCTTCTACGCCCATGCTTTTTACTGCTCAGCTGATAAGCAGGAGGTAAAAACTTTTTAGTTTGAGACCAGGTCTTACTTTTAAAGCTCCGCCCAGGCTGATCACAAACCTATAATGCTCCTGCTTTAGCCTCTAAATGTTGTAACTATAGGTACTATCAGGCCTGTCTAAAAACtgtctgtgtttgtttatttgtttgttgttgttttgagacaaggcttctctgtgtagccttggctgtcctggaactctacatagaccaggctggcctccaactcagaaatccacctccctctgcctcccgagtgcttaAATGTGTGGGCCACCACCCAGCTAAAAAGTCTTAGTAGTACTACATTTGACAATACTGAGctgatgtggtggcacacgcctgtgttcccagcactcagagtcagatctcttgagttccaggccagcctggtctgtgagagtccaggacagccaaggctacagagaaaccatgtctgggggggggaaggggagggagagggggagaggggggagagagagagagagagagagagagaatataagaCTGACTAATGTTTGTCAATCTTAGATTAAGTAAGATTTTAAAAACTATAACCTGGCATGGAAATGCCTGATACATAATGTCTTGCTCTATTTTAGTCACAGTTAATGCTAAAATCAAAAATCCCTAGGTGTGATTGCctaggcctttaatctcagcactcagaggccagcctggtatatatattaagttctaggacagctaggactacacagctgacccttccaaaaaacaaaaaccaaaaaaaacctcaaaacaacaaaaacatttaatgTACACAATCACACAACATTGTAACAATTTACAAATTCAAAGACTATCTCAGTTTTATACTGTGAATACTTTATTTTCAGGGTCTCAAAATCTAGCAAAGGCTGGCCTAGAGTTTAGTATATTCCAGAGGCTGGTAAGCATTCGCCAGCACGCCTAGTTAACAATATAAAAATGTCTACAGTCACCATCTAGCAGCTGTTTACAACTGCAGTCTTGGACAAGCTCAAATTATTTGTGTGCTTCAACAATAAAAATTTTGTTCAGCTCTGGGGACGTGCAGCAAGAACACTTACCTGTTTCGCGTTCCATCCTCAacactgcaaaacaaacaaagggcACATTTACTCTTCACTTTTGCAGAACTGGTCCTTCGTTACTTAGCAAACTTTTGCGAATTAGAGTTGCTGCGTTCAGTGTGCTGTGGCTGCAATAATGGGCCTTGTTAATAAGCACACCGGCAAACGACCTGTGTAGCCAGTTAGTTACGGATTTCTCAACAAACTACCATAAGCAATTTTAAGAATGTTGATCATTTAGGTTATTAGATAGTAAAAGtcctacacagaaaaaaaagtattttctttctttctttctttctttctttctttctttcttttttttttgagacagggtttctctgtgtagccctggctgtcctggcgcttgctcagtagaccaggctggcctcgaactcagagatagaggctgggtgtgcaccaccatgttcCGCCCACTAGGGAGGTAGGACTAGCTTGTTCTAGGTGGTGAGCCTAGCCTTCAGCAGCTGAGCCATTGCTCCGGCCCATGACCAGGGTCTTACTTCATCCACGGAAGAAAAGACAGTTGGGTTAAGAGTTCAGAGAATATCCCTGGAGAGAGCAAGACAGCTCAAggaaaggagcttgctgccaaacctgatgacctgagtttaattttaACATGGTGGAGATTctagaaagttgtcctctgacctaccacaaatgttttttttgttgttgttttgtttttttaatttaaaacatggaATGTTTGATCACTAGTGCTCTGAACCCTGACTAAAGCCTGCTAAACCGGTTTCTACCTAAATTTCTATGAATGATAACCCTttgcaattatttatttattgaataattAGCTTATATACCAGACACCGCACTAGTTTGCTCTCAGGCACTTAACGTATCACAAGGGAGCAAAATCGATTTTGATCCAACAAGAGTCAAACTTGTGTGATGTGAGAAACCATGTAAATTCTAAATACTCGACCTAACTTGTGGCCCACAGGGATATTCAAACCCCAGGTCTGACCTTAGTACAAAGGTCTCTGTCCAAAAAACAGGGCAGAGGGCGACTGTAATTCTCAAAGGATGTGAATTCCCCCTAGTCAGCAGGTCTGAGTCAGCATTCAAAACCAAGGTTAGCCAGGGTTCAAGTACTAGTTACAGCACAATTCTGCCActgcaaacacaaaacaacatcTGTGACGAAAAACCACTCTCTTAGCTTCTTTCTATCTGTCAGAGGAGACCAGAGTCAATTCTTGTCCTAAGTGTCATGTCGATAAGAGTGACTCTGGCTTGTTTCTGGTGTGCCCTCGCCCCAAGTCTACGAGTCCTTTCAAAGCAAAGGCACACCGGAGGTCCATTTTGGCATGATCACTCCACATACAGCTCAGTATTCCGTGCAATAGACAA encodes the following:
- the Slc25a51 gene encoding mitochondrial nicotinamide adenine dinucleotide transporter SLC25A51, which produces MSQVKKSLSQRRQTTGTMMDSEAHEKRPPMLTSSNQDLSTHIADIGDIKHYFCGCCAAFNNVAITYPLQKILFRQQLYGIKTRDAILQLKRDGFRNLYRGILPPLMQKTTTLALMFGLYEDLSRLLRKHVSSAPEFATRSVAALLAGTTEAIFTPFERVQTLLQDHKHHDKFTNTYQAFRALRSYGIAEYYRGLVPILFRNGFGNVLFFGLRGPIKEHLPTATSYSAHLVNDFICGGVLGAMLGFLSFPINVVKARIQSQIGGPFQSLPMVFKTIWLERDRKLSNLFRGAHLNYHRSLISWGIINATYEFLLKIV